A region from the Aquimarina sp. ERC-38 genome encodes:
- a CDS encoding peptidylprolyl isomerase — MQDGLYAKINTEKGDILLNLEFEKTPGTVGNFVALAEGNMENKAIPQGRPYYNGLKFHRVIPDFMIQGGDPQGTGGGGPGYKFDDEIHPELKHDGPGVLSMANAGPGTNGSQFFITHTETPWLDGKHTVFGKVVEGQEVVDKIAQEDSIKSIEIIKKGSKAEAFNAVEAFRLFNGAKQEREEQARKASEQNLASLSEGFIKTDSGLRYQIIQKGSGDKAEKGKVVSVHYKGSLPDGTVFDSSYKRNQPIDFPLGQGQVIAGWDEGISLLNVGDKARFIIPSHLGYGSQGAGGVIPPNAILIFDVELMAVK, encoded by the coding sequence ATGCAAGATGGGCTATACGCTAAGATAAACACTGAAAAAGGAGATATATTGCTTAATCTCGAATTTGAAAAAACTCCGGGTACTGTAGGTAACTTTGTTGCTCTGGCAGAAGGAAATATGGAAAATAAGGCAATTCCTCAAGGAAGACCGTATTACAACGGATTAAAGTTTCACCGGGTAATTCCTGATTTTATGATTCAGGGTGGAGATCCGCAAGGTACCGGAGGCGGTGGTCCTGGTTATAAATTTGACGATGAAATTCATCCGGAATTAAAGCATGATGGACCAGGTGTTTTATCTATGGCAAATGCTGGTCCGGGAACTAACGGAAGTCAGTTCTTTATTACCCATACGGAAACTCCGTGGTTAGATGGTAAACATACCGTTTTTGGAAAAGTAGTAGAAGGACAAGAGGTAGTAGATAAAATCGCTCAAGAAGATAGTATTAAATCTATTGAAATTATTAAGAAAGGAAGTAAAGCGGAGGCGTTTAATGCAGTAGAAGCCTTCCGTTTATTTAATGGTGCTAAACAAGAGCGTGAAGAACAGGCACGTAAGGCGTCCGAGCAAAATTTGGCTTCCCTCAGCGAAGGATTTATAAAAACCGATAGCGGTCTTAGGTATCAAATTATTCAAAAAGGCTCCGGAGATAAGGCAGAAAAAGGAAAGGTAGTGTCTGTTCATTATAAAGGTAGTTTACCGGATGGGACTGTTTTTGATTCGTCCTACAAAAGAAACCAGCCTATTGATTTCCCGTTAGGACAAGGTCAGGTAATTGCCGGATGGGATGAAGGTATTTCTTTATTAAATGTAGGTGATAAAGCAAGGTTTATCATTCCTTCACATTTAGGGTACGGTAGCCAGGGAGCAGGGGGAGTAATTCCTCCTAATGCTATTCTAATTTTTGACGTAGAATTAATGGCGGTCAAGTAA
- a CDS encoding thioredoxin family protein, with protein MATTASNMLALGTTAPDFTLIDTVSNELVSLASVKGAKGTVVMFICNHCPFVLHVNEEIVRIANDYRVQGFGFVAISSNDILNYPQDAPDLMWKTARQNNYPFPYLYDESQDVARAYHAACTPDFYLFDSELKLIYRGQLDDSRPGNSIPVNGRDLRSALDAVLRNAQVLQPQKPSIGCNIKWK; from the coding sequence ATGGCAACGACAGCATCTAACATGTTAGCGTTGGGAACTACTGCTCCTGACTTTACCTTAATAGATACGGTAAGTAATGAATTGGTATCATTAGCTTCTGTAAAAGGCGCTAAAGGAACCGTAGTCATGTTTATATGCAACCACTGTCCTTTTGTGCTTCATGTTAATGAAGAAATTGTTCGGATTGCTAATGATTATAGGGTTCAGGGATTTGGTTTTGTTGCTATAAGTAGTAATGATATTCTGAATTATCCTCAGGATGCGCCAGATTTAATGTGGAAAACAGCCCGACAGAATAATTATCCTTTCCCATATTTATATGACGAAAGTCAGGATGTTGCAAGAGCCTACCATGCTGCTTGTACTCCGGATTTCTACCTATTTGACAGTGAATTAAAATTAATCTACCGTGGTCAATTGGATGACTCCCGTCCGGGTAATAGTATTCCGGTAAATGGCAGGGACTTGCGTAGTGCCCTGGATGCAGTACTTAGAAATGCACAGGTTCTACAACCACAAAAACCCAGTATCGGTTGTAATATTAAGTGGAAGTAA
- a CDS encoding SIMPL domain-containing protein, producing MKSNLTAIIFGVAIVLAALLLGNAYIKRAKVNGAIQVTGLGTTDFTSDLVVWEGNFVTKNFDLKQAYSTLKNDQERIKTYLVSKGIAIENIVFSAVQTTRATRQKFSNTGTYTGDEFDGYRLSQNVQLESKEVDKIEKISREVTELLNEGVHLYSQAPRYYYTKLSDLKIEMISRATEDARTRAESIAENSGGKLGKLESAKMGIFQITGQNSKEDYSWGGTFNTTAKEKTASITMKLVYAVK from the coding sequence ATGAAATCTAATCTAACCGCAATCATTTTCGGAGTTGCTATCGTACTAGCCGCCTTATTGTTAGGTAATGCTTATATTAAAAGAGCTAAAGTCAATGGTGCTATCCAGGTTACCGGACTGGGAACAACTGATTTCACTTCTGATTTGGTCGTTTGGGAAGGTAATTTTGTTACTAAAAATTTTGATTTAAAACAGGCATACAGCACTTTAAAAAATGATCAGGAACGGATAAAAACGTATCTGGTTTCTAAAGGAATTGCGATAGAGAATATCGTTTTCTCCGCGGTACAGACCACCCGGGCAACCCGGCAAAAATTTTCGAATACCGGAACTTATACGGGAGATGAATTTGACGGGTATCGGCTTTCTCAAAACGTTCAACTTGAATCTAAAGAGGTTGATAAAATTGAAAAAATCTCAAGGGAAGTCACAGAATTGCTCAACGAAGGAGTTCATTTATATTCACAAGCGCCTCGATATTATTATACCAAACTATCGGATCTTAAAATAGAAATGATTTCAAGAGCTACAGAAGATGCGCGTACCCGGGCAGAAAGTATCGCTGAAAATTCCGGTGGAAAGCTTGGGAAACTTGAGTCTGCAAAAATGGGTATTTTTCAAATTACGGGACAGAATTCTAAAGAAGACTACTCTTGGGGTGGTACATTTAATACAACCGCCAAGGAAAAAACAGCTTCAATTACTATGAAACTGGTTTATGCAGTAAAATAG
- a CDS encoding YfiT family bacillithiol transferase produces the protein MLERLKYPIGKFECPDTISEDHMNNWINDIKKLPKEVIDLVNHFTEEQLETPYRNGGWTARQVIHHLHDSHHHGYIRFKWTLTEESPTIKAYYEDRWAELFDSKKAPIQLSLDLLKALHAKWAYFLEGLSFNELQKHFVHPEGNIKISLAEDIGIYAWHGKHHLAHLQIIADSKG, from the coding sequence ATGCTAGAAAGATTAAAATATCCAATAGGTAAATTCGAATGTCCTGACACCATTTCAGAAGATCATATGAATAACTGGATTAATGATATAAAGAAGTTACCTAAAGAAGTAATTGATTTAGTAAACCATTTTACAGAAGAACAATTAGAAACTCCATACCGCAACGGAGGTTGGACAGCGAGACAGGTGATACATCATCTTCATGACAGTCATCATCACGGTTATATAAGATTTAAATGGACTTTAACGGAAGAATCTCCTACAATCAAAGCCTATTATGAAGACCGCTGGGCAGAATTATTTGATTCTAAAAAAGCTCCTATCCAATTATCCTTAGATTTATTAAAGGCCTTACATGCCAAATGGGCTTATTTTTTAGAAGGCTTATCCTTTAATGAGCTACAAAAGCATTTTGTACATCCGGAAGGAAATATTAAAATTTCTCTAGCAGAAGATATCGGTATCTACGCCTGGCATGGAAAGCACCATCTGGCGCATCTTCAAATTATTGCGGATAGTAAAGGTTAA
- a CDS encoding ABC transporter ATP-binding protein has translation MKELSHLNKYFKKYKLRLLLGVVITVIARLFSLAVPKLVGNSVNEVELYLNGEIASIAEVKSGLLLNIGYLLGAALITALFTFLMRQTFIVVSRNIEFDLKNEVFQHYMELSLNFYKKNRTGDLMNRISEDVSKVRMYVGPAIMYGVNTLTMFVVVIGYMFNSAPLLAMYTILPLPILSVLIYKLSVLIHKRTTIVQQYLSKLTTFTQESFSGIAVIKAYGIEGQTHSGFTSLANESKVKNVNLAQVQALFFPLMILLIGLSNLTVIYIGGNQYINGKIDLGTILEFIIFVNMLTWPVATVGWVSSIIQQAAASQTRINEFLQEEPEILKPVTPPQAITFKGKISFKNVTFTYDDTNITALKNINFTVSPGETLAIIGKTGSGKSTILDLIGRLYDPTKGTILIDSTPLPEVHLTTLREAVGYVPQDAFLFSDSIKNNIRFGQEDASLDEVIVAAKDAVVHKNIEKFQKTYETVLGERGITLSGGQKQRVSIARAIIKNPKILLFDDCLSAVDTETEEQILHNLHKVSKNTTTFLVSHRISTVRNADKIIVLEEGRIIQQGTHNELVNKEGYYHELYEKQLKEKEI, from the coding sequence ATGAAGGAACTTAGTCACTTAAATAAATACTTTAAAAAATATAAATTACGTCTTTTATTAGGTGTAGTAATTACTGTTATAGCTCGTTTATTTTCACTTGCTGTACCTAAATTAGTAGGTAATTCCGTAAATGAGGTAGAATTATACTTAAACGGGGAAATTGCCAGTATTGCCGAAGTAAAAAGCGGACTCTTACTTAATATCGGCTACTTGCTAGGTGCTGCATTGATTACCGCCTTATTTACTTTTTTAATGCGTCAGACTTTTATTGTGGTTTCCAGAAACATTGAATTTGACCTAAAAAATGAAGTGTTCCAGCATTATATGGAATTATCACTTAATTTCTATAAAAAAAACCGAACAGGTGATCTAATGAACCGAATTAGTGAGGATGTAAGCAAGGTACGTATGTACGTAGGGCCTGCTATTATGTATGGGGTAAATACCTTAACTATGTTTGTTGTAGTCATTGGATATATGTTTAATAGTGCTCCCCTATTAGCTATGTATACTATTCTTCCTTTACCAATATTATCCGTACTTATTTATAAATTAAGCGTTCTGATCCATAAAAGAACTACAATTGTACAGCAATACCTTTCAAAACTTACCACGTTTACCCAGGAATCTTTTAGTGGGATTGCGGTGATTAAAGCTTACGGCATTGAAGGGCAAACACATTCCGGATTTACTTCATTGGCCAATGAGAGTAAAGTTAAAAATGTAAATCTGGCTCAAGTACAGGCTTTATTTTTTCCTTTGATGATTTTATTAATTGGGCTAAGTAATCTTACCGTTATTTATATCGGCGGTAACCAATATATTAATGGAAAGATTGACCTGGGAACTATCCTGGAATTTATCATCTTTGTTAACATGCTTACCTGGCCAGTGGCTACGGTAGGATGGGTATCTTCTATCATACAGCAGGCGGCTGCTTCTCAAACCAGGATTAACGAATTTCTGCAGGAAGAACCTGAAATTTTAAAACCGGTTACTCCGCCCCAGGCTATTACATTCAAAGGTAAAATTAGTTTTAAAAATGTCACCTTTACTTATGATGACACTAATATTACCGCTTTAAAAAACATAAATTTTACAGTTAGTCCAGGAGAAACCCTGGCAATTATTGGAAAGACAGGTTCAGGAAAATCTACTATCCTGGATTTAATCGGAAGGTTATACGATCCTACAAAAGGAACTATTCTAATAGATAGTACGCCACTGCCGGAGGTTCATTTAACTACTTTACGAGAAGCGGTAGGGTATGTACCCCAAGATGCTTTTTTGTTTAGCGACAGTATTAAAAACAACATTCGTTTTGGTCAGGAAGATGCTTCTCTGGATGAGGTTATCGTAGCGGCAAAAGATGCGGTAGTCCATAAAAACATAGAAAAGTTTCAAAAAACGTACGAAACGGTTCTGGGAGAAAGAGGTATTACCTTATCGGGTGGACAAAAGCAACGAGTATCTATTGCCCGGGCAATCATTAAAAATCCTAAAATTTTATTGTTTGACGATTGCTTATCTGCCGTAGACACGGAAACCGAAGAACAAATCTTACATAATTTACATAAAGTTTCAAAGAATACTACTACATTTTTAGTAAGTCATCGTATCTCTACCGTTCGAAATGCTGATAAAATCATTGTATTGGAAGAAGGAAGAATTATACAACAAGGAACTCATAATGAGTTGGTTAACAAAGAAGGTTATTATCATGAACTTTATGAAAAACAGTTAAAAGAAAAAGAAATTTGA
- a CDS encoding M14 metallopeptidase family protein, which produces MKIKMLILVLSVISLKLIGQTNLNLDYYLPDTVTYDTAIPTPQEVIGYVPGEWHVSHDQLVSYMKAVAKASPRITLENRGTTFENRPLLLLTVTSEKNQGNLESIRTQHLKQIEGTSDQIDTTLPLIVYQGFSIHGNEPSGSNASLLAIYYLAAAQGGFIDKLLDKTVILFDPSFNPDGLQRFSQWANMHKNKNISTDPQDREYSEVWPGGRTNHYWFDMNRDWLPVQLPESKVRIKTFHQWYPNILTDHHEMGTNSSFFFQPGIPTRTHPLTPGENQKLTRDIAEFHAKALDSIGSLYYTEEDYDDYYYGKGSTFPDIHGAIGILFEQASSRGHAQESDNGILTFPFTIKNQFSTFLSTLKAGLSLKSSLQTYQQNFFKTALQNSDNSAYVISKEKDQASLHHFIDILKQHKIDVYPLQNDLSINSKSFKSDQSFVIPKKQRQSTLIEAIFEKRTTFQDSLFYDISAWTLPLAFNLDYTKTTKATYTKNSEVVKKIEYQPKPFSKSTYGYVIEWHEYYSPALLYQLQSSGLRVKTGLRPFAIDKQTFDYGSLFIPATNQEMGTTEVYTFLKKLSEKYKIPCYSVSTGLTEGIDLGSRQFKALQLPKIALLVGDGISPYNAGEIWHLMDQRFQIPITKLSTVHLQQKDLNRYTHIILVNDPKEEIDTAEAEVLRNWANSGGTLIGYDSSVHFLKRHNMINPVIKKTDRKATNISFEQQADYFGAQRIGGAIFRAKIDRSHPIAFGYTDATLPLFRRNTIFMEPDEQSFKNPIQYVNQPLLSGYISKENLAEIANTVPFVYSNLGKGKVMYFTDNTNFRAFWYGTNKLLMNTIFFDKLM; this is translated from the coding sequence ATGAAAATAAAAATGCTAATTCTGGTTCTCAGCGTGATCAGTTTAAAACTTATAGGACAAACTAACCTAAACTTGGATTACTACCTACCTGATACGGTAACTTACGACACCGCCATCCCTACTCCACAAGAAGTGATTGGTTATGTCCCCGGAGAATGGCATGTAAGTCACGACCAGTTGGTTTCTTATATGAAAGCAGTGGCAAAAGCTTCTCCCCGGATTACTTTGGAAAATAGAGGAACAACTTTTGAAAACAGACCGCTGTTGTTGCTTACAGTAACTTCAGAAAAAAATCAGGGTAATCTGGAAAGTATCCGGACACAGCACTTAAAACAAATCGAAGGTACTTCTGATCAAATAGATACTACCTTACCTTTAATTGTATATCAGGGATTTTCAATTCATGGAAATGAGCCCAGTGGATCAAATGCTTCTTTACTTGCTATTTATTACCTGGCTGCTGCGCAAGGTGGTTTTATCGATAAGCTTTTGGACAAAACAGTCATATTATTTGATCCTTCCTTTAATCCGGATGGATTACAACGTTTTTCGCAATGGGCGAATATGCATAAAAATAAAAACATTAGTACTGATCCTCAAGATAGAGAATATAGCGAAGTCTGGCCGGGTGGGCGTACTAATCATTACTGGTTTGATATGAACCGGGATTGGTTACCCGTGCAATTACCGGAATCTAAAGTCCGGATCAAAACTTTTCACCAGTGGTATCCGAATATACTAACGGATCACCACGAAATGGGAACTAATAGCAGTTTCTTCTTTCAACCCGGTATTCCTACCCGAACGCATCCCCTGACTCCCGGTGAAAATCAAAAGTTAACTAGAGATATCGCTGAATTTCATGCTAAAGCCCTGGATTCTATAGGTTCTTTATATTATACCGAAGAAGATTATGACGATTATTACTACGGTAAGGGATCTACTTTTCCGGATATTCATGGGGCGATAGGTATTCTTTTTGAACAGGCAAGTTCTAGAGGGCATGCACAAGAAAGTGATAATGGTATTCTTACTTTTCCGTTTACCATTAAAAACCAGTTTTCGACGTTTTTGTCTACTTTAAAAGCTGGACTAAGTTTAAAATCATCCTTACAAACCTATCAGCAAAATTTCTTTAAAACCGCATTACAAAATAGCGACAACAGTGCTTATGTCATATCCAAAGAAAAAGATCAAGCTTCTTTACACCATTTTATAGATATTTTAAAACAGCATAAAATTGATGTATACCCATTACAAAATGATCTAAGTATCAATTCTAAAAGTTTTAAAAGTGATCAGAGTTTTGTAATTCCTAAAAAACAACGACAATCCACGCTAATTGAAGCTATTTTTGAAAAAAGGACTACTTTTCAAGACAGTCTTTTTTACGATATTTCCGCCTGGACCTTACCTCTAGCCTTTAATCTTGATTATACGAAAACTACAAAAGCAACATATACTAAAAACAGCGAAGTTGTAAAGAAAATCGAATATCAGCCTAAACCTTTCAGCAAAAGTACGTACGGTTATGTTATAGAATGGCATGAATATTATAGTCCGGCATTGCTATATCAACTTCAAAGTTCCGGGCTAAGGGTAAAAACAGGACTACGACCCTTTGCGATAGATAAGCAAACATTTGATTATGGTTCTTTATTTATCCCTGCCACTAATCAGGAAATGGGTACAACCGAAGTTTATACCTTTCTTAAAAAACTGTCAGAAAAATATAAAATCCCTTGTTACTCCGTAAGTACGGGTTTAACCGAAGGAATTGACCTGGGTAGTAGGCAATTTAAAGCTTTGCAATTACCTAAAATTGCTTTACTTGTCGGAGATGGAATATCACCCTATAATGCTGGAGAAATCTGGCATTTAATGGATCAACGTTTTCAAATTCCTATTACTAAACTCTCTACGGTTCATCTTCAACAGAAAGACCTTAATCGATATACCCATATTATCTTAGTAAATGACCCCAAAGAAGAGATTGATACGGCAGAAGCCGAAGTGTTACGAAACTGGGCAAATTCGGGTGGCACCTTAATCGGATATGATAGTAGCGTACATTTTTTAAAACGTCATAATATGATAAATCCGGTAATAAAAAAGACAGATAGAAAAGCAACTAATATTTCTTTTGAACAACAAGCGGATTATTTTGGAGCGCAACGTATCGGAGGTGCTATTTTTAGGGCAAAAATTGATCGCTCACACCCTATAGCTTTTGGATATACTGATGCCACACTTCCTCTTTTCAGAAGAAACACCATTTTTATGGAACCTGATGAACAAAGTTTTAAAAACCCCATTCAATATGTTAACCAACCTCTTTTAAGCGGGTATATTAGTAAGGAAAATCTTGCGGAGATCGCTAATACGGTACCTTTTGTTTACAGTAACTTAGGAAAAGGGAAGGTGATGTATTTTACGGACAATACGAATTTTCGTGCTTTTTGGTATGGTACGAACAAACTGTTGATGAACACAATATTCTTTGACAAATTAATGTAA
- a CDS encoding PUR family DNA/RNA-binding protein: protein MSDHDMLEKEEIFSKVLRAGRRTYFFDVRSTKAGDYYLTITESKKFTNDDGSFHYKKHKIYLYKEDFAGFTEILNEMTDYIVNEKGEEVISERHQKDFQKEFTQNHSKEELPVGATESFTNVNFDDI from the coding sequence ATGAGTGATCATGACATGTTAGAGAAAGAAGAAATTTTCTCAAAAGTTTTAAGGGCTGGAAGAAGGACATATTTCTTTGACGTAAGATCCACAAAGGCTGGAGATTATTATCTAACGATTACAGAAAGCAAGAAATTTACCAATGACGATGGTTCTTTTCACTATAAAAAGCATAAAATCTACCTTTATAAAGAAGACTTTGCTGGTTTTACCGAAATCCTAAACGAAATGACTGATTATATTGTCAATGAAAAAGGAGAAGAAGTCATAAGCGAGAGACACCAGAAAGATTTTCAAAAAGAATTTACCCAAAATCATTCTAAAGAAGAATTACCAGTGGGGGCCACGGAAAGTTTTACGAATGTAAATTTTGATGATATTTAG